The Thiorhodovibrio frisius genome segment AATGGATGTCGCTCATGTTCAGGTGGAACAGCACGGAAGGATCAGGTATCGGAGAGACTGATGGGTTGGGATCGCCATTGGAGGCAATTGGGCGGAGCCGATTGTGGCCCACGCCAAAGGCGGCAGTCAGCCGCGAACCGGGGTTGGCCAAAACGCTCAGGGCGACTTCCCGGCTCAATTAGGCAAACCTGATACCAGGTGACACTTACCGCCCTGCAGTGGTTGGGAAATAGGTGGTGACTGCCTTGGTATGACACCAAAACACATGAGCAGCCTGGGCGTCGAGCGCTTGCTGTCGGGCTTGCCAATCGGGCAAGGCGCGCTCGACGGCCTGCCAGAATGCCTGATTGTGTTTGGCCTCGATAAGATGACACAGCTCATGGATCAGCAGGTAGTCGATCAACTGGGCGGGTAGCTGCAGCGCCCGCCAGTTGAGATTGATGGTACCGGTCCGTCCGCATGAGCCCCAGCGGAAGCCCAGATCGCGGACGACGACCTTGCTCGGGGCTCGGCCCACGCGAGGTACCAAACGCTCGATCCGCTCAGGTACCCAGGTCTTGCCAGCATCGATATACCAGCGCCGAAAGGCCTGCTCGGCCATGGCGCGTCGGGGGCGATGCAGCAAGAAGCGATGCCCGTCGAACACCAGGGGCCTGTCCTGCTCGGCCAACAGCACCAATGGATAGGGCTTGCCCAGGTAACGAAAGGTTTCCCCCGCGACATACTCCGGCTCGACCTGTTGGGGA includes the following:
- a CDS encoding M48 family metallopeptidase, which encodes MSETLELDGLTFEVRRSARRRTLGLTVDRGGQLVMHAPETIAREALTQWAGQRLLWVHRTLARKQQSRPQQVEPEYVAGETFRYLGKPYPLVLLAEQDRPLVFDGHRFLLHRPRRAMAEQAFRRWYIDAGKTWVPERIERLVPRVGRAPSKVVVRDLGFRWGSCGRTGTINLNWRALQLPAQLIDYLLIHELCHLIEAKHNQAFWQAVERALPDWQARQQALDAQAAHVFWCHTKAVTTYFPTTAGR